One window of the Candidatus Chryseobacterium colombiense genome contains the following:
- a CDS encoding aminotransferase class I/II-fold pyridoxal phosphate-dependent enzyme, which yields MDIFERIKENPGPLGQFADYGEGYFIFPRLEGPIGPRMQFQGREVIFWSANDYLGMCNHPEVLEADAKAAAEFGMFYPMGARAMSGETEQHLQLERELADFVQKESAYLLNFGYQGMVSTIDALVGRNDVIVYDVDSHACIVDGVRLHAGKRFTYKHNNIESLEKNLQRATKVAQETGGGILVITEGVFGMRGQQGKLKEICELKSKYQFRLLVDDAHGFGTLGKTGAGAGEEQGCQDQIDVYFSTFAKSMAGFGAFLAGDKEIIRYLKFNLRSQIFAKSLTMPMVIGGLKRLELLRTRPEIKAKLWENVNKLQSGLKERGFNIGDTNTCVTPVMMQGTPVEATLLVKDLREKYGIFTSVVVYPVIPKGMILLRLIPTASHTDAEINETLAAFEAIHDKLVSGYYKEQEQKLLEEQGLSFKPI from the coding sequence TTGGATATTTTTGAAAGAATAAAAGAAAATCCAGGACCTCTTGGACAATTTGCAGACTATGGAGAAGGGTATTTCATTTTTCCTAGATTAGAAGGTCCTATCGGTCCTAGAATGCAGTTCCAAGGAAGAGAAGTAATTTTCTGGAGTGCAAATGATTACTTAGGAATGTGTAATCACCCGGAAGTTTTAGAGGCTGATGCCAAAGCTGCTGCAGAATTCGGAATGTTCTATCCTATGGGAGCAAGAGCAATGTCGGGAGAAACTGAACAGCACTTACAACTCGAAAGAGAACTTGCTGATTTTGTTCAGAAAGAATCTGCTTATTTATTAAATTTCGGTTATCAGGGAATGGTTTCCACCATCGATGCTTTGGTAGGAAGAAATGATGTAATCGTTTATGACGTAGATTCTCACGCTTGTATCGTAGACGGAGTAAGACTTCACGCAGGTAAGAGATTTACTTACAAGCACAACAATATTGAAAGCTTAGAGAAAAATCTTCAGAGAGCAACAAAAGTAGCTCAGGAAACTGGAGGTGGAATTCTTGTTATCACAGAAGGAGTTTTCGGGATGAGAGGACAGCAAGGTAAACTTAAAGAAATCTGTGAACTGAAATCAAAATATCAATTCAGACTTTTAGTAGACGATGCTCATGGTTTCGGAACCCTTGGTAAGACAGGAGCCGGAGCTGGAGAAGAACAAGGATGTCAGGATCAGATTGATGTTTACTTCTCTACTTTTGCTAAATCTATGGCTGGTTTCGGAGCTTTCCTTGCCGGAGATAAAGAAATCATCAGATATCTGAAATTCAATTTAAGATCTCAAATTTTTGCTAAATCTCTAACAATGCCAATGGTAATCGGAGGTTTAAAAAGATTGGAGCTTTTGAGAACAAGACCTGAAATCAAAGCTAAACTTTGGGAAAATGTAAACAAATTACAAAGCGGGCTTAAAGAAAGAGGATTCAATATTGGAGATACCAATACTTGTGTAACTCCGGTAATGATGCAGGGAACTCCGGTAGAAGCTACTCTATTGGTAAAAGACTTGAGAGAAAAATATGGAATCTTCACATCTGTAGTAGTTTATCCTGTAATACCTAAAGGAATGATTCTACTAAGATTAATTCCGACAGCATCTCATACCGATGCAGAAATCAATGAAACTCTTGCGGCATTTGAAGCAATTCATGACAAATTAGTAAGTGGTTACTATAAAGAGCAGGAGCAGAAATTATTAGAAGAACAAGGTTTAAGTTTCAAACCGATTTAA
- a CDS encoding DMT family transporter, producing the protein MKLRGYVLGIISAISYGLLPIFILPIKHAHFSLDITLFYRFLFSALMIGGYLLYSKESFLISKRELFVFAILGICYALSSEFLFLGYDYLTAGIASTVLFIYPVIVALIMFFFYKEKLTKLSILSLFLAFAGVIILCLKGNSMEINYLGLGIVMLSSIFYALYIVIVNKSKIQASGFKLSFYSMLFTSGFFMAKAVLGNESFIIPSVNIVVNFLIFALLTTVISSLCLVYAIKYIGSTPAAILGALEPVVAVLISVLLFHEKFTFNLFLGITLILIGVILNVVSESKKLIEVQK; encoded by the coding sequence ATGAAGCTGAGAGGTTATGTTTTGGGTATTATATCTGCAATTTCTTATGGATTGCTTCCGATTTTTATATTACCCATCAAGCATGCACACTTTTCTTTAGATATTACTTTATTTTATAGATTTCTGTTTTCAGCATTGATGATCGGAGGATATTTATTATACTCCAAAGAAAGCTTTCTAATCAGTAAAAGAGAATTATTCGTATTTGCAATTCTCGGGATTTGTTACGCACTTTCTTCAGAATTTTTATTTTTAGGATACGATTATCTTACAGCCGGAATCGCATCAACCGTTTTATTTATCTACCCGGTTATTGTTGCACTCATCATGTTTTTCTTTTATAAAGAGAAATTAACGAAACTTTCCATACTTTCATTATTCCTGGCTTTTGCCGGAGTTATTATACTTTGTTTAAAAGGGAATAGTATGGAAATCAATTATCTGGGATTAGGAATTGTAATGTTAAGTTCAATATTCTATGCACTTTACATTGTTATCGTAAACAAATCGAAGATACAGGCTTCAGGATTTAAGCTTTCGTTTTATTCCATGTTGTTTACTTCCGGATTTTTTATGGCAAAAGCAGTTCTTGGAAATGAATCTTTTATCATTCCGTCCGTAAATATTGTTGTCAACTTTTTAATTTTTGCGTTGCTTACTACAGTCATTTCAAGTTTATGTCTGGTCTATGCCATTAAATATATCGGATCTACTCCGGCTGCAATTCTGGGAGCTTTGGAACCTGTTGTTGCAGTATTGATCAGTGTCTTACTATTTCATGAAAAATTTACTTTTAATCTCTTTTTAGGAATTACTTTAATTTTAATCGGAGTGATTTTGAACGTAGTTTCGGAAAGTAAAAAATTAATTGAAGTTCAAAAATAA
- a CDS encoding B12-binding domain-containing radical SAM protein: MKDLLLITPPFTQLNTPYPATAYIKGFLNTKNISSYQIDLGIEVILELFSKDGILKIFSKEIDLQNVSENSQRIFALREEYTKTIDQVISFLQGKTPTLARQICSMNFLPEASRFNQLDDMEFAFGNMGLQDKAKHLATLYLEDLSDYIVENIDADFGFSRYAERLGKSANSFDELYSKLSHNQSFIDDFTLKILQEKLESVQPKLVCFSIPFPGNLYSAFRCAKYIKENYPDIKIAMGGGFPNTELREVKDKRVFEFFDFITLDDGEVPLELLYENICHPEQGEEFQYKRTFLIENQEVTYKNNSKRHDYKQSEIGTPDYTDLQLDKYISVIEIANPMHSLWSDGRWNKLTMAHGCYWGKCTFCDISLDYIKIYEPISAKILVDRMEELIRTTGETGFHFVDEAAPPALMREVALEILRRNLVVTWWTNIRFEKSFTRDLCFLLKLSGCVAVSGGLEVASDRLLKLIDKGISVEQVAQVTRNFTESGIMIHAYLMYGYPTQTIQETVDSLEMVRQLFEMGILQSGFWHQFAMTAHSPVGLNPEEFGVTPIKQEILFANNDIDFTDKTGIDHGKFSFGLKKSLFNYMHGINFELPLQEWFDFKIPKTTVHPDHIHDCLLESNDFKFKGNSKVVFLTKNLIAENRVKTKKKYTYPYTQLTFHLKTNIVSIDLDQDHADWLLRSMEEYVIEKSKGITLQQLKTNFEEKFEDFELFWFSKSIQQLKENGVILSL, translated from the coding sequence TTGAAAGATCTGCTTCTCATTACTCCGCCTTTTACCCAGCTTAATACTCCTTATCCTGCAACAGCTTATATCAAAGGTTTTTTAAACACCAAAAATATTTCAAGCTACCAGATTGATTTGGGTATTGAAGTTATTTTGGAATTATTTTCTAAAGACGGAATTCTGAAAATATTCAGTAAAGAAATTGATTTACAGAATGTTTCAGAAAACTCTCAGCGAATTTTTGCATTAAGAGAAGAATATACAAAAACCATTGATCAGGTTATTTCTTTTTTACAAGGTAAGACTCCAACATTGGCAAGACAGATTTGTTCAATGAACTTTCTTCCCGAAGCTTCCCGGTTTAATCAGCTTGATGATATGGAGTTTGCATTCGGAAATATGGGACTTCAGGATAAAGCTAAACATTTGGCAACCTTATATTTAGAAGATCTGTCCGATTATATTGTTGAAAATATCGATGCAGATTTCGGGTTCAGCAGATATGCAGAAAGATTAGGGAAAAGTGCCAATTCTTTTGATGAATTATATTCAAAACTATCACATAATCAAAGCTTTATTGATGATTTTACTTTAAAAATTCTTCAGGAAAAATTAGAGTCGGTTCAACCTAAATTAGTTTGCTTTTCTATTCCTTTTCCCGGAAATTTATATTCAGCTTTTCGTTGTGCAAAATATATTAAAGAAAATTATCCTGATATAAAAATTGCCATGGGAGGAGGTTTTCCCAATACTGAATTACGGGAAGTAAAGGATAAAAGAGTGTTTGAATTTTTTGATTTTATCACTTTAGACGATGGTGAAGTTCCTCTTGAGCTACTTTATGAAAATATTTGTCATCCTGAACAAGGCGAAGAATTTCAATATAAAAGAACTTTTTTAATTGAAAATCAAGAAGTTACTTATAAAAACAATTCCAAAAGACATGACTATAAACAATCAGAAATCGGAACTCCGGATTATACTGATTTACAATTAGATAAATATATTTCCGTGATAGAAATCGCCAATCCGATGCACAGCTTGTGGAGTGACGGAAGATGGAACAAACTTACGATGGCTCACGGTTGCTATTGGGGAAAATGTACTTTCTGCGATATTTCTTTAGATTACATAAAAATTTACGAACCTATCTCTGCAAAAATTTTAGTTGACAGAATGGAAGAATTGATCCGGACAACTGGTGAAACCGGATTCCATTTTGTGGACGAAGCAGCTCCACCCGCTTTGATGAGAGAAGTTGCTTTAGAAATTTTGCGAAGAAATCTTGTGGTAACCTGGTGGACCAATATCCGTTTTGAAAAAAGTTTTACCCGCGACTTATGTTTTTTATTAAAACTTTCCGGTTGCGTTGCGGTTTCTGGAGGACTTGAAGTTGCGAGTGACAGATTGTTAAAATTAATTGACAAGGGAATTTCTGTAGAACAAGTGGCCCAGGTTACGAGAAATTTCACTGAATCAGGAATTATGATTCACGCTTATTTGATGTATGGCTACCCAACTCAGACCATACAGGAAACGGTTGATTCTTTGGAAATGGTTCGTCAATTATTTGAAATGGGAATTTTGCAAAGTGGATTCTGGCATCAGTTCGCTATGACTGCTCACTCACCGGTCGGATTGAATCCTGAAGAATTTGGAGTCACACCAATTAAACAAGAAATCTTGTTTGCCAATAACGATATTGATTTCACGGATAAAACCGGAATTGATCATGGAAAATTTAGTTTTGGTTTAAAGAAATCATTATTTAATTATATGCATGGAATTAATTTTGAGCTTCCTCTTCAGGAATGGTTTGATTTTAAAATTCCAAAAACAACTGTCCATCCGGATCATATTCATGATTGTTTATTGGAGAGCAATGATTTCAAATTTAAAGGAAACTCAAAAGTTGTTTTTCTGACTAAAAACTTAATCGCTGAGAATCGCGTAAAAACAAAAAAGAAATATACTTACCCGTACACGCAACTTACATTCCACTTAAAAACGAATATTGTATCCATAGATCTGGATCAGGATCACGCGGACTGGCTGTTAAGAAGTATGGAAGAATATGTTATAGAGAAATCAAAAGGTATTACACTTCAGCAACTTAAGACAAATTTTGAAGAAAAATTTGAAGATTTTGAATTGTTCTGGTTCTCAAAATCCATCCAACAGTTGAAAGAAAATGGTGTAATTTTGAGCTTATAA
- a CDS encoding F0F1 ATP synthase subunit epsilon — translation MNIKILTPEYVVFEGEVNSVLLPGKNGEFHIMKNHAGIVSSLIGGKVKLYANSIDEAYAKNFTRESDKDSVFSYPIKSGVVEFNHDKGIILCE, via the coding sequence ATGAATATAAAAATTTTAACACCAGAATACGTAGTTTTTGAAGGAGAAGTAAACTCAGTATTGTTGCCTGGAAAAAATGGTGAGTTTCACATCATGAAAAACCACGCAGGAATTGTTTCTTCTTTAATTGGTGGTAAAGTAAAATTGTATGCTAATTCTATTGATGAAGCATATGCTAAAAACTTTACTAGAGAAAGCGATAAAGATTCTGTTTTTTCTTATCCAATCAAAAGCGGTGTTGTAGAATTTAATCATGATAAAGGAATTATCCTTTGTGAATAA
- the atpD gene encoding F0F1 ATP synthase subunit beta — MANQIKGKISQIIGPVIDVVFSDVEAIPAIYDALEITKENGEKVVLEVEQHIGEDTVRCIAMDATDGLKRGQDVIGYGNPITMPIGEAVNGRLFNVVGDAIDGLKDISKEGGLPIHRPAPKFDQLSTSAEVLFTGIKVIDLVEPYAKGGKIGLFGGAGVGKTVLIQELINNIAKGHGGLSVFAGVGERTREGNDLLREMLESGIIKYGEDFMHSMENGGWDLSKVDLEVMKDSKAAFVFGQMNEPPGARARVALSGLTLAEYYRDGGESGQGRDVLFFVDNIFRFTQAGSEVSALLGRMPSAVGYQPTLASEMGAMQERITSTKNGSITSVQAVYVPADDLTDPAPATTFAHLDATTVLDRKIASLGIYPAVDPLASTSRILAPEVIGHDHYNCAQRVKEILQRYKALQDIIAILGMEELSEEDKSVVYRARKVQRFLSQPFHVAEQFTGIPGSLVDIKDTIKGFNMIMDGELDHLPEAAFNLKGTIEEAIEAGQKMLAENA, encoded by the coding sequence ATGGCAAACCAAATTAAAGGTAAAATTTCTCAAATTATTGGTCCGGTAATCGACGTTGTCTTCAGTGATGTGGAAGCAATTCCAGCGATCTATGATGCGTTAGAAATTACAAAAGAAAACGGTGAAAAAGTAGTTTTAGAGGTAGAACAACATATTGGCGAAGATACAGTAAGATGTATCGCAATGGACGCTACTGACGGTCTTAAAAGAGGGCAGGATGTAATCGGATACGGAAATCCTATTACAATGCCAATCGGAGAGGCTGTAAATGGAAGACTATTCAACGTTGTTGGTGATGCTATCGACGGACTTAAAGATATTTCTAAGGAAGGTGGTCTTCCAATTCACAGACCAGCTCCAAAATTTGATCAACTTTCAACTTCTGCAGAAGTTTTATTTACAGGTATTAAAGTAATCGACTTAGTTGAGCCTTACGCAAAAGGAGGTAAAATTGGTTTGTTCGGAGGTGCAGGTGTAGGTAAAACAGTATTGATCCAGGAGTTGATTAACAATATTGCAAAAGGACACGGAGGACTTTCAGTTTTTGCCGGAGTAGGTGAAAGAACGAGAGAAGGAAATGACCTTTTGAGAGAGATGCTAGAATCAGGAATCATCAAGTATGGTGAAGATTTCATGCACTCTATGGAAAACGGAGGTTGGGATCTTTCTAAAGTAGATTTAGAAGTTATGAAAGATTCAAAAGCAGCATTCGTTTTCGGACAGATGAATGAGCCACCTGGTGCGAGAGCGAGAGTTGCACTTTCTGGTCTTACATTGGCTGAATATTATAGAGACGGTGGAGAAAGCGGACAAGGTAGAGATGTACTTTTCTTCGTAGACAACATCTTCCGTTTTACACAGGCTGGTTCTGAGGTATCTGCACTTCTAGGTCGTATGCCATCTGCAGTAGGTTACCAACCGACACTTGCTTCTGAAATGGGTGCGATGCAGGAAAGAATTACCTCAACTAAAAACGGTTCAATTACTTCAGTACAAGCAGTTTATGTACCTGCGGATGACTTAACTGACCCGGCTCCTGCAACTACGTTTGCTCACTTGGATGCCACTACGGTACTTGATAGAAAGATTGCTTCATTAGGTATTTATCCTGCGGTAGATCCTTTGGCTTCTACTTCAAGAATCTTGGCTCCTGAAGTTATCGGTCACGATCACTATAACTGTGCTCAAAGAGTAAAAGAAATTCTTCAAAGATACAAAGCGCTTCAAGATATCATCGCGATCCTTGGTATGGAAGAACTTTCTGAAGAAGATAAATCAGTAGTTTACCGTGCAAGAAAAGTTCAGAGATTCTTATCTCAGCCTTTCCACGTAGCTGAACAATTTACAGGTATTCCAGGATCATTGGTAGATATCAAAGATACCATCAAAGGATTCAACATGATTATGGATGGTGAATTAGATCACTTACCAGAAGCTGCTTTCAACTTGAAAGGGACTATCGAGGAAGCTATCGAAGCTGGACAAAAAATGTTGGCTGAAAACGCTTAA
- a CDS encoding bifunctional riboflavin kinase/FAD synthetase — MKVFKNFTDYTSQKPLALSLGMFDGVHLGHKSIIDELLKIGSENNLETAILTFWPHPRFVFNPNEDLKLLNTLEEKKYLMEKYGIDNLFLKEFDDEFRNLTGEEFVRQILIDKLNVKYLIIGYDHSFGKNKSGNFELLQKLSKELDFEVEQMEAINIHENNISSTKVRNALLTGNIKEANEMLGYSYSVTGTVVHGKKIGRTIGYPTANIETESFKLLPKKGAYIVEVFVKGQQYKGMLSVGTNPTVNGEKLTVEVYILDFEGDIYDEKIIVKFRDFLHDEIKFEGLEKLIERLDEDKRLTEEFKF; from the coding sequence TTGAAAGTTTTCAAAAATTTCACAGATTACACTTCTCAAAAACCTTTGGCACTGTCTTTAGGGATGTTTGACGGGGTACATCTTGGGCACAAGAGTATTATTGACGAATTGCTAAAAATAGGTTCTGAGAACAATCTTGAAACCGCAATACTTACTTTTTGGCCCCATCCAAGATTTGTTTTTAATCCTAATGAAGATTTAAAACTTCTGAATACATTGGAAGAAAAAAAATATCTGATGGAAAAATACGGGATTGATAATCTTTTTCTAAAGGAATTCGATGATGAATTTAGAAATTTAACAGGAGAAGAATTTGTACGTCAGATTTTAATTGATAAGTTAAATGTAAAATATCTTATCATCGGGTACGATCATTCTTTTGGAAAAAACAAAAGCGGAAACTTTGAGTTGCTTCAAAAGCTTTCAAAAGAACTTGATTTTGAAGTAGAACAAATGGAAGCTATCAATATTCACGAAAATAATATCAGTTCTACCAAGGTCCGAAATGCACTTTTAACAGGAAACATCAAAGAAGCAAACGAAATGCTTGGCTATTCCTATTCTGTTACAGGAACTGTTGTTCATGGCAAAAAAATAGGAAGAACCATAGGTTATCCAACAGCCAATATCGAAACAGAATCTTTCAAACTTTTACCTAAAAAAGGAGCTTATATCGTTGAAGTTTTTGTAAAAGGACAGCAATATAAAGGAATGCTAAGTGTGGGAACCAATCCTACCGTTAATGGGGAAAAACTGACCGTTGAAGTTTACATTCTTGATTTTGAAGGGGATATTTATGATGAAAAGATTATCGTAAAATTCAGGGATTTTCTTCATGATGAAATCAAATTCGAAGGACTGGAAAAATTAATTGAAAGACTAGATGAAGATAAAAGATTGACAGAGGAATTTAAGTTCTAA
- a CDS encoding MmcQ/YjbR family DNA-binding protein: MDANEILDYCLAKKGVTESFPFDNETLVMKVGTKMFLLMALEKQPLGINVKTDPEWSAELREQYPQITGAFHMNKTHWNSVMIDGLKRDLIFKLIDQSYDLVFNSLTKKVREEISNA, from the coding sequence ATGGATGCCAACGAAATTTTAGATTACTGTCTTGCCAAAAAAGGAGTTACCGAAAGTTTTCCTTTTGATAATGAAACCCTTGTCATGAAGGTTGGAACAAAAATGTTTTTATTAATGGCTTTAGAAAAGCAGCCTTTAGGAATTAATGTCAAAACGGATCCGGAATGGAGTGCAGAGCTGAGAGAACAATATCCGCAGATTACAGGAGCATTTCATATGAATAAGACCCACTGGAACTCTGTAATGATAGATGGTCTCAAGAGAGATTTAATTTTTAAATTGATCGATCAGTCTTATGATTTGGTATTTAATTCTTTAACAAAAAAAGTAAGGGAAGAGATTTCAAATGCTTAG
- a CDS encoding NAD(P)H-binding protein, with translation MKALVIGATGATGKDLVNQLLNDQDFEEVDVFVRKPIDIQNNKLNVHLVNFEKPEEWKDLVKGDVAFSCLGTTLKAAGSKEAQRKVDYNYQYEFAQAAKENNVEDYILVSAYGANPKSKIFYSKMKGELEEAVKQLHFNKITIFKPGMLERKDSDRTGEVLGSRIIKFANTLGLLESQKPLPTNILAKAMIKSSKIKSNGYSSIKLGNIFCFAEKSNE, from the coding sequence ATGAAAGCTTTGGTAATCGGCGCTACAGGTGCTACAGGAAAAGATCTGGTAAATCAGCTACTCAATGATCAGGATTTTGAAGAAGTGGATGTTTTTGTAAGAAAACCCATTGATATTCAAAATAATAAGCTCAACGTCCATCTCGTGAATTTTGAAAAGCCTGAAGAATGGAAAGATCTTGTAAAAGGAGATGTTGCATTTTCCTGTCTCGGAACAACGTTAAAAGCTGCCGGAAGCAAAGAGGCACAACGAAAAGTGGATTATAATTACCAGTATGAGTTTGCACAAGCTGCTAAAGAAAATAATGTAGAAGATTATATTTTAGTCTCAGCGTATGGAGCCAATCCAAAATCAAAGATCTTTTATTCTAAAATGAAAGGTGAGCTAGAAGAAGCAGTAAAACAACTTCATTTTAATAAGATAACTATTTTTAAACCCGGAATGCTTGAAAGAAAAGATTCGGACAGAACCGGAGAAGTCTTAGGAAGCAGAATTATAAAATTCGCCAATACATTGGGTTTACTAGAAAGTCAAAAACCTTTACCAACAAATATTTTAGCTAAAGCTATGATCAAATCTTCAAAGATAAAAAGCAATGGCTATTCCAGCATTAAGCTCGGAAATATTTTTTGTTTCGCGGAGAAAAGCAATGAGTAA
- a CDS encoding ADP-ribosylglycohydrolase family protein — protein sequence MNFQDQFKACIIGGAIGDAWGSGYENETLLNDSEIYYWGKKPSKLRKWQITDDTQFTLATCETLAKGKFDPENLLNTFVDYYKNNKLTGVGASTLKAILDKESGFHWSQCGRTGEFAAGNGGAMRIAPFAFFENITREDIFNACKITHRNDEAFAGALAVYLSLKAILNSNWTGNNNLFDVIIHELPDTNVRDRLIKINELGSSFKISEIAELGNNGYVVNSIPFAIFCSTKVVDLGLEEMFQQIINSGGDTDTNASIAGQIAGTLIGYKNIPQELITKLKNLKEYSWIEKIIDETKLMIK from the coding sequence ATGAATTTTCAGGATCAATTTAAAGCATGTATTATTGGTGGAGCAATCGGCGATGCTTGGGGAAGCGGTTATGAAAATGAAACTTTATTAAATGATTCAGAAATTTATTATTGGGGTAAAAAGCCTTCAAAGCTAAGAAAATGGCAAATAACGGACGATACCCAATTTACACTTGCAACTTGCGAAACTTTAGCCAAAGGTAAATTTGATCCTGAAAATTTACTTAATACATTTGTTGATTATTATAAAAATAATAAATTAACTGGTGTTGGAGCATCTACACTTAAAGCTATTTTAGATAAAGAATCTGGTTTTCACTGGAGCCAATGTGGGCGTACAGGTGAATTTGCCGCAGGAAATGGAGGAGCAATGAGAATTGCTCCTTTTGCTTTTTTTGAAAACATTACAAGGGAAGACATTTTTAATGCATGTAAAATTACTCACAGAAATGATGAAGCTTTTGCAGGAGCTTTGGCTGTATATTTGTCTTTAAAAGCCATTTTGAATTCTAACTGGACTGGAAATAACAACCTCTTCGATGTGATTATTCATGAGCTTCCTGATACAAATGTGAGAGATCGATTAATTAAAATAAATGAGCTTGGATCAAGTTTTAAAATTTCTGAAATAGCAGAATTGGGAAATAACGGGTATGTTGTAAATTCTATTCCATTTGCAATTTTCTGTTCAACTAAAGTTGTTGATTTGGGACTAGAAGAAATGTTTCAACAAATTATTAATTCGGGTGGCGACACGGACACCAATGCTTCAATAGCTGGACAAATTGCTGGAACTTTAATAGGATACAAAAATATCCCCCAAGAATTGATTACAAAACTTAAGAATTTAAAAGAATATAGCTGGATTGAAAAGATTATTGATGAAACAAAATTAATGATAAAATAA
- a CDS encoding glutathione peroxidase — MKKIFLLLLSFVAFFNSCAQKKSESSKAKTKELMGKSIYDFKVDALEEGKQINFADFKGKKILIVNTASECGFTPQYADLEKVYEEYKGKVVVIGFPANNFGGQEPGTNHEIGAFCQKNYGVTFPMAAKVSVKGDDTAPIFKYLTEKELNGVKNTTILWNFTKFLIDENGKLIDSFVSTTKPTDEAITKYLK, encoded by the coding sequence ATGAAAAAAATCTTTTTATTGCTGCTTTCTTTTGTAGCGTTTTTTAATAGTTGTGCTCAGAAAAAAAGTGAATCATCTAAAGCTAAAACTAAAGAACTTATGGGAAAATCAATTTACGATTTTAAAGTTGATGCCTTGGAAGAAGGAAAACAAATCAACTTTGCAGATTTTAAAGGTAAAAAAATCCTTATTGTAAATACAGCTTCTGAATGTGGATTTACCCCGCAATATGCTGATCTGGAAAAGGTATATGAAGAATACAAAGGTAAGGTAGTGGTTATAGGTTTCCCGGCAAATAATTTTGGAGGACAGGAACCGGGAACCAATCATGAAATCGGTGCTTTCTGCCAGAAAAATTATGGAGTGACTTTTCCTATGGCAGCAAAAGTTTCTGTAAAAGGGGATGATACTGCTCCTATCTTTAAGTATCTAACAGAAAAAGAATTAAATGGAGTGAAGAATACTACGATTCTTTGGAACTTCACAAAATTCTTGATTGATGAAAACGGAAAACTAATCGATTCTTTTGTAAGTACTACAAAACCTACGGATGAAGCGATTACAAAGTACTTGAAGTAA
- a CDS encoding histidine kinase, with the protein MKKLLLVFVLTFSYFSYAQTAKEIIDKNIELSGGLTNWKLLNSVLLQGKVILGIKDEYPIKIYQQRPNLTKTVLTINNKDTAIEGYDGVKGYAMNYATNKLQEYTDYKPESFDNDFIDWENKGFEAKYVGKEKIGNIYCYKVELTKNVNKNIYYFDSKTYMLLREIKKDETLDYSDYKKVGSLLMPFRIESSSAKKDGDYVMLLNKIEINKVFPANIFKF; encoded by the coding sequence ATGAAGAAGTTACTTTTAGTTTTCGTCCTGACATTTTCGTATTTCTCTTATGCTCAGACAGCAAAGGAAATTATAGATAAAAATATTGAATTGTCCGGAGGATTAACAAATTGGAAGCTGTTAAATTCAGTATTACTTCAAGGGAAAGTAATTTTAGGAATCAAAGATGAATATCCGATCAAAATTTATCAGCAACGTCCTAATCTTACCAAAACGGTTCTGACTATTAATAATAAAGATACTGCGATTGAAGGTTATGACGGAGTAAAAGGCTATGCGATGAACTATGCGACCAATAAGCTTCAGGAATATACGGATTATAAGCCTGAAAGTTTTGATAATGACTTTATAGACTGGGAAAATAAAGGTTTTGAAGCAAAATATGTCGGGAAAGAGAAAATAGGAAATATATATTGCTATAAGGTTGAATTAACTAAAAATGTAAACAAGAATATTTATTATTTTGACAGCAAAACTTATATGTTGCTGAGAGAAATAAAAAAAGATGAAACGTTGGATTATTCTGATTATAAAAAAGTTGGAAGCCTTTTAATGCCTTTCAGAATAGAATCTTCAAGTGCGAAAAAAGACGGAGATTATGTAATGTTATTGAATAAAATAGAAATCAATAAAGTATTTCCGGCCAATATTTTCAAATTCTAA